The Schistocerca piceifrons isolate TAMUIC-IGC-003096 chromosome 5, iqSchPice1.1, whole genome shotgun sequence genome has a segment encoding these proteins:
- the LOC124798043 gene encoding ejaculatory bulb-specific protein 3-like — protein MKATLVLVAALAVIVVAAAEEKYTTKYDNVNLDEILANDRLLNKYVQCLMEDGEANCTADGKELKKAVPDALSNECAKCNEKQKEGTKKVLKHLINHKPDVWAQLKSKYDPDGTYSKKYEDKEKELHE, from the exons ATGAAGGCCACCCTGGTACTCGTCGCGGCGTTAGCCGTCATTGTGGTCGCCGCCGCGGAGGAGAAGTACACCACCAAGTACGACAACGTCAACCTGGACGAGATCCTCGCCAACGACCGCCTGCTCAACAAGTACGTCCAGTGCTTGATGGAGGATGGGGAAGCCAACTGCACCGCTGATGGCAAGGAACTCAAGA AAGCCGTCCCTGACGCGCTGAGCAACGAGTGCGCCAAGTGCAACGAGAAGCAGAAGGAGGGCACCAAGAAGGTGCTGAAGCACCTCATCAACCACAAGCCCGACGTCTGGGCGCAGCTCAAGTCCAAGTACGACCCTGATGGCACCTACAGCAAGAAGTACGAGGACAAGGAGAAGGAGCTCCACGAATAA